A window of the Ogataea parapolymorpha DL-1 chromosome V, whole genome shotgun sequence genome harbors these coding sequences:
- a CDS encoding Pyridoxine biosynthesis protein pyroA, with protein sequence MCASDFQKKAGLAQMLKQGVIMDVTTVEEALIAEEAGAVAVMALERVPSDIRKEGGVARMSDPHMIRSIMDAVSIPVMAKVRIGHTVEAEMLEALGVDFIDESEVLTVADRKYHVDKDDFKVPFVCGAKDLGEALRRIVEGAAMIRTKGEAGTGDVSEAIHHIRKIRSEIDDVMANCSVLLENPNDKSGLQHLKGFSEKFRVSEDTILELVRNAGKLPVVNFAAGGIATPADAALCMRLGCDGVFVGSGIFKSSNPAKLAKAIVEAVHWYLEPEQILKASFDLGEPMRGIQVSGLKEEEKLSVRGW encoded by the coding sequence ATGTGTGCATCCGATTTCCAAAAGAAGGCCGGTCTGGCCCAAATGCTAAAACAGGGCGTTATCATGGACGTCACAACCGTCGAGGAAGCCTTAATTGCCGAGGAAGCAGGCGCTGTTGCGGTGATGGCTCTCGAAAGAGTGCCTTCCGATATCAGGAAAGAAGGTGGTGTTGCTCGTATGTCTGACCCTCATATGATCAGGTCCATCATGGATGCTGTGTCGATTCCGGTCATGGCCAAAGTCAGAATTGGACACACGGTGGAGGCAGAGATGTTGGAAGCTCTGGGCGTCGATTTCATTGACGAGTCGGAAGTCCTCACCGTCGCGGACAGAAAGTACCACGTGGACAAAGACGACTTCAAAGTGCCTTTCGTTTGCGGAGCAAAAGACCTCGGCGAAGCTCTTAGACGCATTGTAGAGGGAGCGGCCATGATCAGGACCAAAGGTGAGGCCGGAACAGGCGATGTCAGCGAGGCCATCCACCACATTCGCAAGATCAGAAGCGAAATAGACGATGTGATGGCCAATTGCTCCGTTCTGCTAGAAAATCCCAACGACAAGTCCGGTCTTCAGCATTTGAAGGGGTTTTCGGAAAAGTTCAGAGTGAGTGAGGACACTATTCTGGAGCTGGTCAGAAACGCGGGCAAGTTACCCGTCGTGAACTTTGCCGCGGGCGGGATCGCAACGCCCGCCGATGCTGCTTTGTGCATGCGTCTGGGCTGCGATGGAGTGTTTGTTGGATCTGGAATTTTCAAGAGCTCCAACCCTGCCAAGCTGGCTAAGGCAATTGTCGAGGCGGTGCACTGGTACCTTGAGCCGGAGCAGATTCTCAAAGCGAGCTTCGATCTCGGCGAGCCGATGCGTGGCATCCAAGTGAGCGGCCTgaaagaggaggaaaaactgtCTGTGAGAGGCTGGTAG
- a CDS encoding glutamine amidotransferase subunit pdxT, with protein sequence MTQQDSKTHIVVGVLSVQGSFREHLDHLNVLFTDLNSAPEYSHYQFSARKVKQPKDLDGLSGIILVGGESTTMSLLLQHSGLFGPLAQLIQSGKVGVWGTCAGLILIANQVTNTKVDLGDCKFKVLGGLDVSIERNSFGRQVDSFTQVLSFQESSVRSFECVFIRAPVVTGILSEKPSVGTKSSVVAEVFEANNHSVEVLSEVEKDGKTLIVAVRQGHILGTSFHPELVQDYRFHKWFVDEFVLKRSIDA encoded by the coding sequence ATGACTCAACAAGACTCGAAGACGCACATAGTTGTCGGCGTTCTATCTGTCCAGGGCTCTTTCAGGGAGCATTTGGACCATTTAAATGTGTTATTCACAGACCTGAATTCTGCTCCGGAATATAGCCACTACCAGTTTTCTGCAAGAAAAGTCAAGCAGCCAAAGGATTTAGACGGCCTTAGCGGTATTATTTTGGTTGGCGGCGAGTCCACTACCatgtcgctgctgctgcagcacAGCGGGCTGTTTGGACCTCTAGCCCAACTAATCCAATCAGGCAAGGTTGGTGTCTGGGGAACTTGTGCTGGCTTGATCTTGATAGCAAACCAGGTTACCAACACCAAGGTTGACCTGGGGGATTGCAAGTTTAAGGTTCTTGGCGGTCTGGACGTCTCAATTGAACGCAACTCGTTTGGACGCCAGGTTGACTCATTTACCCAGGTTCTTAGCTTTCAAGAATCAAGCGTGAGATCTTTCGAATGCGTGTTTATCAGGGCGCCAGTTGTGACTGGAATTTTGAGCGAAAAGCCTTCCGTTGGCACAAAAAGCTCTGTGGTGGCAGAAGTGTTCGAGGCCAATAATCACTCCGTGGAGGTCCTATCagaggtggaaaaagatGGAAAGACACTGATTGTTGCTGTTCGACAAGGTCACATTCTTGGCACGTCATTCCACCCCGAGCTGGTGCAGGACTACCGGTTCCACAAGTGGTTTGTAGACGAATTTGTTTTGAAgcggtcgatcgacgcatAA
- a CDS encoding Proline utilization trans-activator, whose protein sequence is MAAEDSTGRPKRSNIACERCRKRHIKCDGEGPPCKRCAAANSACEYTEGEAKVVISMKYLSKLHDEISRLKIENAVLRSATKTGSADPVAKQKNTEPESLFKQPVTSSTNMNINQLLNHENKTEHKGSEVIPPFLDKYGSMVHSRTGEGFYIGNSSMTLFGLEINRLMAPLMKSRSSQSLDAPELGSMGDTVLEREGNAYRIMLGQTPSRSGTNVNFALPSYSYAMLLVDTFISYNDGCFYFFNEGLVKENLRRIYNDDGSGPKPDFGGDGKDESVLETIWFCKVLLIFAVGEIYLGTVNDLNGYKLNDKRKKQKLAKSPRLPGSGFFLQASELFTALFSSGAIDNCAKKGGIEVLLLYAFYLQVADCTISSYFYFGIALRASLILGFHVDVGKDSINRYELEHRRRLWWTVYIFERMLASKAGLPLSLTDDDISTELPDDFDMSNPPPGCEHYIFPEAEFIRNCVKITQINANILRRLYTRQPSSNILPIVHELVVSLFNWKKQLPDYVNCDFQQPEINVSRLVVNMMTEYFQGINLAVRPLLFHFVLVNLRAQNPKNGVFLDLTKYSSTVLTLLNASFQASINTIRSLWALVPENMLALFGYMDREYLFTSTATLVLFNATFGVHDATLEHLDHALVMFTKMRNLGNHPAALRRDQILKLMTLLDFNGRNLELVRKHTDNVDAPTPDFDHDPSNRGPSLSRPDSSLHLGETGLRNHLFRDTLSPMVSEAPSQSQSQFFSPSLLPSMAPLSDVPDLANMVAGSEDIELWRDVTNQAVWLAGDAETDFNILSRI, encoded by the coding sequence ATGGCCGCAGAAGACTCGACGGGTCGGCCAAAACGGTCGAACATCGCGTGCGAACGGTGTCGCAAACGGCACATCAAGTGCGATGGCGAGGGTCCGCCGTGCAAACGGTGTGCAGCGGCGAACTCCGCGTGTGAGTATACCGAGGGAGAGGCCAAGGTTGTGATATCGATGAAATACTTAAGCAAGCTGCACGACGAGATCTCGCGActcaaaattgaaaacgcTGTGCTACGCAGCGCCACAAAGACGGGCTCTGCGGACCCCGTGGCGAAGCAGAAGAATACTGAGCCAGAGTCGCTGTTCAAGCAGCCGGTCACGAGCTCCACCAATATGAATATaaaccagctgctgaaccaCGAAAACAAAACAGAACACAAGGGCAGCGAGGTGATCCCGCCATTTTTGGACAAGTACGGTAGTATGGTGCATTCGCGCACGGGCGAGGGGTTCTATATCGGCAATTCGTCGATGACTCTTTTCGGGTTGGAGATCAACCGACTTATGGCCCCGCTAATGAAGAGCCGCAGCTCACAATCGCTGGACGCCCCGGAGCTGGGCTCAATGGGCGACACTGTGCTGGAACGCGAGGGCAACGCGTACAGAATCATGCTGGGACAAACACCGTCGCGGTCGGGCACGAACGTCAATTTTGCGCTGCCCAGCTACAGCTACGCGATGTTACTGGTGGACACATTTATTTCGTACAACGACGGGTGTTTTTACTTTTTCAACGAGGGACTGGTGAAAGAGAACTTGCGACGGATCTACAACGACGACGGGAGTGGGCCCAAGCCGGATTTCGGCGGAGACGGCAAGGACGAGTCTGTACTGGAAACCATCTGGTTCTGCAAAGTGCTGCTTATTTTTGCGGTGGGAGAAATATATCTAGGGACAGTGAACGATCTCAATGGAtacaagctgaacgacaagcgcaagaaacagaaactggcTAAGTCGCCACGACTGCCAGGCTCGGGGTTTTTCCTACAGGCCAGCGAGCTTTTCACCGCGCTCTTCTCCAGCGGAGCCATCGATAACTGCGCTAAAAAAGGCGGCAtcgaggtgctgctgctgtacGCATTCTACCTGCAGGTGGCTGACTGcacgatctcgtcgtactTCTACTTTGGAATAGCGCTACGCGCATCGCTGATCCTTGGCTTCCACGTCGATGTCGGAAAAGACTCCATCAATCGGTACGAGCTCGAGCATCGTCGCCGACTCTGGTGGACCGTGTACATTTTTGAGCGGATGTTGGCATCCAAAGCTGGGCTGCCGCTCTCGCtcaccgacgacgacatctCCACAGAGCTGCCCGACGACTTCGACATGTCGAATCCTCCACCAGGCTGCGAACACTACATCTTCCCCGAGGCAGAGTTTATTCGCAACTGTGTGAAAATCACCCAGATCAACGCAAACATCCTCCGCAGGCTGTACACGCGCCAGCCGTCCAGCAACATCCTGCCCATCGTGCACGAGCTCGTGGTGAGCCTGTTCAACTGGAAAAAACAACTGCCCGATTACGTAAACTGCGActtccagcagccagaGATCAACGTCAGCAGGCTCGTCGTCAACATGATGACCGAGTACTTCCAGGGTATCAACCTGGCGGTGCGGCCGCTGCTATTCCATTTCGTGCTTGTGAACTTGCGCGCTCAGAACCCGAAAAATGGCGTCTTTCTAGACCTCACCAAGTACTCGTCCACGGTGCTGACTCTGCTCAACGCCTCGTTCCAGGCCTCTATCAACACCATCCGCTCGCTTTGGGCGCTCGTGCCGGAAAACATGCTTGCGCTGTTTGGCTACATGGACAGAGAGTACTTATTTACGTCCACGGCAACGCTTGTGCTGTTCAACGCCACGTTTGGCGTGCACGACGCCACGCTCGAGCACCTGGACCACGCCCTCGTCATGTTCACCAAGATGCGCAACCTCGGCAACCACCCGGCGGCGCTCAGACGCGATCAGATCCTCAAACTGATGACCCTGCTGGATTTCAACGGCCGCAACTTAGAGCTTGTCAGAAAACACACAGACAACGTCGACGCGCCAACGCCCGACTTCGATCACGACCCATCCAATAGGGGCCCCTCGCTTAGCCGGCCGGACTCGAGTCTGCATCTGGGCGAAACGGGTCTTCGAAACCATCTGTTCCGAGACACCTTATCGCCAATGGTGTCGGAAGCTCcgagccagagccagagccagttCTTCTCGCCGTCGCTGCTGCCGTCAATGGCGCCGCTCAGCGACGTGCCGGATCTCGCAAATATGGTAGCAGGCTCTGAAGACATAGAGCTGTGGAGAGACGTGACGAACCAGGCCGTCTGGCTGGCCGGGGACGCAGAAACAGACTTTAATATTTTAAGCAGAATTTGA
- a CDS encoding Polyadenylate-binding protein, cytoplasmic and nuclear translates to MSSAEINQITEQAEKLSVADPAAAETPATTAEESSTAESTQNSETLASLYVGELDPSVTESDLFEVFSPIGQVSTIRVCRDAVSKQSLGYAYVNFQSHADGEKALEELNYTPIKGKACRIMWSQRDPSLRRNGSGNIFIKNLHPAIDNKTLHDTFSAFGKILSCKIATDENGNSKGFGFVHYEESESAKAAIENVNGMLLNDHEVYVGPHLAKKDRQSKMRELIANFTNVYVKNINLNWDEDKLRETFSPFGTISSIFLSKDESGKSRGFGFVNFEKHEDAVKAVEELNNKDIDGQKLYVGRAQKKSERMESLKHQYEAARQEQLNKYQGYNLFVKNLDDSIDDAKLEEEFKPYGTITSAKVMLDDAGKSKGFGFVCYSSPEEATKAITEMHQRMVAGKPLYVALAQRKEVRRSQLSQQIQARNQMRMQQAAAQGGMGQFVAPMFYGQNPGFLPPGARGAPFAAPGQQMMMQQGMPRPGQGVPVSPGQFRVGPNGQPVPMYMQPVFNEYPQNGRLPQQRYYQGGRPGQQPPQAGPRGKREDGAVPSLAQVLPQFPPEQQKRMLGEELYPLIVATGKAQDPEAAGKITGMMLEMDNQQILALLEDRDLFNSQFEEALSAYEEYKNKEASA, encoded by the coding sequence ATGTCATCGGCAGAAATTAACCAAATCACCGAGCAGGCTGAAAAGTTGTCTGTTGCCGAcccagcagctgctgagACCCCAGCCACCACCGCCGAGGAATCATCAACCGCTGAATCAACCCAGAACTCGGAGACCCTGGCTTCCCTCTACGTGGGAGAGTTGGACCCATCTGTCACCGAGTCTGACTTGTTTGAGGTCTTCTCGCCTATCGGACAAGTCTCGACCATCAGAGTCTGCAGAGATGCCGTTTCCAAGCAGTCCCTTGGTTACGCTTATGTCAACTTCCAGAGCCACGCCGACGGTGAGaaggctttggaggagctgaactACACCCCAATCAAGGGCAAGGCCTGCAGAATCATGTGGTCTCAAAGAGATCCTTCTCTCAGAAGAAATGGCTCTGGTAacatcttcatcaagaacttGCACCCTGCCATTGACAACAAGACCTTGCACGACACCTTCTCTGCCTTCGGTAAGATCTTGTCTTGTAAGATCGCCACCGACGAAAACGGAAACTCCAAGGGTTTTGGTTTCGTCCACTACGAGGAGTCTGAGTCTGCCAAGGCTGCCATTGAGAACGTCAACGGTATGCTTTTGAACGATCACGAAGTGTATGTTGGTCCTCATCTTGCCAAGAAGGACAGACAGTCGAAGATGCGCGAGCTGATCGCCAACTTCACCAACGTCTACGTTAAGAACATCAACCTGAACTGggacgaggacaagttGAGAGAGACTTTCAGCCCATTCGGTACCATCAGCTCCATCTTCTTGAGTAAGGATGAGTCTGGAAAATCCAGAGGTTTCGGTTTTGTCAACTTCGAGAAGCACGAGGATGCGGTCAAGGCTGttgaggagctcaacaacaaggaTATTGACGGGCAGAAACTTTACGTTGGAAGAGcgcagaagaagagcgagAGAATGGAGTCTTTGAAGCACCAGTACGAGGCTGCCAGACAGGAGCAACTGAACAAATACCAGGGCTACAACCTGTTCGTTAAGAACTTGGACGACTCTATTGACGACGCCAAATTGGAGGAGGAATTCAAGCCATACGGCACCATCACTTCTGCCAAGGTGATGCTTGACGATGCCGGCAAGTCTAAGGGTTTCGGTTTCGTCTGCTACAGCTCTCCGGAAGAGGCTACCAAGGCCATCACCGAGATGCACCAGAGAATGGTGGCCGGAAAGCCATTGTACGTTGCTCTTGCCCAAAGAAAGGAGGTGAGAAGATCTCAGCTTTCGCAGCAGATCCAAGCCAGAAACCAGATGAGAATGCAacaggctgctgctcaggGTGGCATGGGTCAATTTGTTGCACCTATGTTCTACGGCCAGAACCCAGGCTTCCTTCCGCCGGGAGCCAGAGGCGCTCCATTTGCTGCCCCAGGCCAGCAAATGATGATGCAACAGGGCATGCCAAGACCTGGCCAGGGTGTTCCAGTGAGCCCAGGTCAATTCAGAGTGGGTCCTAACGGACAGCCTGTGCCAATGTACATGCAACCGGTTTTCAACGAGTACCCACAGAACGGTAGATTGCCTCAACAAAGATACTATCAAGGTGGAAGACCAGGCCAGCAGCCTCCTCAAGCGGGACCAAGAGGCAAGCGCGAGGACGGTGCTGTTCCATCGCTGGCTCAGGTTCTTCCCCAGTTCCCTCctgagcagcagaagagaATGCTTGGAGAGGAGCTATACCCACTTATTGTCGCCACTGGTAAGGCTCAAGACCCAGAGGCTGCTGGTAAGATCACCGGTATGATGTTGGAGATGGACAACCAACAAATCCTGGCTCTGTTGGAGGACAGAGACTTGTTCAACAGCCAATTCGAGGAGGCGCTATCTGCCtacgaggagtacaagAACAAGGAAGCCAGTGCCTGA
- a CDS encoding putative vacuolar membrane protein, which translates to MSSFKIGSVKTEEITFEDLAEEHDYRVFNFWTLVSYLIMLTEICLSFGFLASDIYTLVQIYALNDWDSYHAISYVPLLAYRIIFTTCIGISMTWLIANWWYGIHIYRTNSIVRSHLNDVARQINSLKSYERFCIYERSTTKSFFDWFSLTTYRSYYFSIYLWLLADTPRQILNGATVAYSISNSFTSSEIVNVVVAIAQTNKREAVLLSFMTFSFIVWVIFTAKYICVIIGSFFVVSKVHSRHGTTFRKYCRRLVADSVIELYEKHEEELRRNHYREYKDRADLAEKPASFTKESLPFRDAYDNFSKDSLQKPVFARDPFKSTNNSSDSLPSFPEDPFNEVINVSQTKHNRALAEKLDIPYPQELALSNSTMTDFDPHGQDIYVSKSSTYSSRKPSDNSIERTLLVDRAPPRNIYASASLDQNLRKYT; encoded by the coding sequence ATGTCTTCTTTCAAGATCGGGTCTGTGAAGACAGAGGAGATCACCTTTGAGGACCTGGCAGAGGAGCACGACTACAGGGtgttcaatttttggaCTCTGGTCAGCTACCTGATCATGCTCACCGAGATCTGTCTGAGTTTCGGGTTCCTGGCCTCAGATATATACACTCTGGTGCAGATCTACGCTCTGAACGATTGGGACAGCTACCACGCCATCAGCTATGTGCCTCTGCTGGCCTATAGGATAATTTTCACCACGTGTATTGGCATCTCCATGACATGGCTTATAGCCAACTGGTGGTACGGAATCCACATCTATCGAACCAACAGCATTGTGCGGTCGCATCTGAACGATGTCGCCCGCCAGATCAACTCCTTAAAGTCCTACGAACGTTTTTGCATTTACGAGAGATCCACCACCAAGTCGTTCTTCGACTGGTTCTCTCTCACCACATACCGCTCCTATTATTTTTCCATCTACCTGTGGCTTCTGGCAGATACTCCGAGACAGATTCTGAACGGCGCGACGGTGGCCTATtcgatctcaaactcgttcACGTCGAGCGAGATTGTCAACGTCGTGGTGGCTATTGCGCAGACCAACAAACGCGAGGCTGTGCTTCTATCATTCATGACGTTTTCCTTTATTGTGTGGGTGATTTTCACGGCCAAGTACATCTGCGTGATCATTGGCTCGTTCTTTGTGGTCAGCAAGGTCCACTCCAGACACGGAACCACGTTTAGAAAATACTGTCGACGCTTAGTGGCCGACAGCGTGATCGAGCTGTACGAAAAACACGAGGAAGAGCTACGGAGAAACCACTATCGGGAGTACAAGGACAGGGCAGACCTGGCTGAAAAGCCTGCATCTTTCACCAAAGAGTCTCTGCCCTTCAGAGACGCCTACGACAACTTCTCCAAGGACTCGCTGCAGAAACCGGTTTTTGCCAGAGATCCGTTCAAATCGACCAACAACTCGTCCGATTCTCTCCCCAGCTTCCCCGAAGATCCTTTCAACGAGGTGATCAACGTCTCGCAGACCAAACATAACCGGGCCCTGGCAGAGAAGCTTGATATCCCGTATCCGCAAGAGCTGGCTCTCAGTAATTCCACTATGACCGACTTCGACCCCCACGGACAGGACATCTACGTCTCCAAATCGAGCACCTACTCCTCGCGCAAGCCGAGCGACAACTCGATAGAGCGCACGCTGCTTGTCGACCGCGCTCCCCCACGCAACATCTACGCTTCCGCATCGCTCGACCAGAACCTGAGAAAATACACATAG
- a CDS encoding Tyrosine--tRNA ligase, cytoplasmic yields MSEVVTDPQEQFEWITKNLQEVLNPQIIKHVLEEEKRPLKVYWGTAPTGKPHCGYFVPMTKLAHFLKAGCEVTVLLADLHAFLDNMKAPLEVVSYRAKYYEYVVKSILKSINVPIEKLRFVTGSEYQLKPEYTMDLFKLSNFVTTHDAKRAGAEVVKQVENPLLSGLIYPLMQALDEEYLGCDAQFGGVDQRKIFTLAEENLTTLGYKKRAHLMNPMVPGLGQGGKMSASDPNSKIDVLDEPKVVKKKIGAAFCAPGNVEQNGLLSFVEYVLGPIYELKNGKDKFRFHVQRPEKYGGDITYNSFEELKQAFKDEQLSPVDLKAGVSDAINELLAPIIKDFNESPEFQEAQQKGYPAPVQEKKKTKKVKDRGSKYPGAKGGEKSDDKVAETAQKLEQTALQ; encoded by the coding sequence ATGTCCGAAGTTGTGACCGATCCTCAAGAACAGTTCGAGTGGATTACAAAAAACCTCCAGGAGGTGCTAAATCCgcagatcatcaagcatGTCCTGGAAGAGGAAAAGCGGCCGCTGAAAGTTTACTGGGGAACTGCTCCTACGGGAAAACCTCACTGCGGCTACTTTGTTCCTATGACCAAGCTGGCCCATTTCCTCAAGGCCGGCTGCGAGGTTAccgtgctgctggccgaCCTACACGCTTTTCTGGACAACATGAAGGCTCCTTTGGAGGTGGTCAGCTACAGAGCCAAGTACTACGAGTATGTGGTGAAGAGTATTTTAAAATCCATTAATGTGCCAATTGAAAAGCTGCGGTTTGTGACCGGCTCAGAGTACCAGCTGAAGCCGGAGTACACAATGGACCTGTTCAAGCTGTCGAACTTTGTGACGACGCACGACGCCAAGAGAGCCGGTGCCGAGGTTGTCAAACAGGTCGAGAACCCGCTCTTATCTGGTCTGATTTACCCGTTGATGCAGGCGTTAGACGAGGAGTATTTGGGCTGCGACGCCCAATTCGGAGGTGTGGACCAGAGAAAAATCTTCACGCTGGCTGAGGAGAACCTGACGACTCTGGGCTACAAGAAAAGAGCGCATTTGATGAACCCTATGGTGCCTGGTCTTGGCCAGGGCGGAAAGATGTCTGCGTCGGACCCCAACTCGAAGATCGacgttctggacgagccaaaggtggtcaagaagaagatcgGCGCAGCGTTCTGTGCCCCGGGCAACGTCGAACAGAACGGCCTTCTGTCCTTTGTGGAGTACGTTCTTGGTCCAATTtacgagctcaaaaacgGCAAAGACAAATTTAGATTCCATGTTCAGAGACCAGAAAAATACGGCGGAGATATAACATACAACTCGtttgaggagctcaagcaggcgttcaaggacgagcagCTGAGTCCCGTTGACCTCAAGGCCGGTGTTTCTGACGccatcaacgagctgctggcccCAATCATCAAGGACTTCAACGAGTCGCCAGAGTTCCAGGAGGCCCAGCAGAAGGGCTATCCTGCCCCGGTccaggagaagaaaaagacgaaaaaaGTGAAGGACAGGGGCTCCAAGTACCCTGGCGCCAAGGGCGGCGAGAAGAGCGACGACAAGGTGGCCGAGACGGCCCAGAAGCTCGAGCAGACGGCTCTGCAGTAG